One Calditrichota bacterium genomic window, GTAGCGACCGCCGTTGCGGCGCGGCGCCTTGGTCACACAATCGCGATCGTCTATGTGCTCCTCGCGGCCGCGGGGCTTCTCGGCGCTTTGTTTGTGCGGCAGCGCCCGCTGGATGTCGCGGCGGTCGTCCTCGGCCTCCTGGTTGTAGCGGCTCCCTTGGGCGGGGTGTTCGTCACCGCCAACGATATGGCGAAGATGCGGCACTACCGCGCGCCCTATCGCCTGGCCGGGGAGTGGCTGCGTGCCCACGTGCCGGAGGATGCTCGCGTGGTCTCGCTGCTTCCGCTTACGCTAGCTTACTATGCGGGCCTCCCCGAACGGCAAGTGCGAGGCTATTTCACCTTCTCCGCCTCAGACTGCGCAGAGTTTGTGGCCGAACTGCGTGAGGAGCGTGTTGACTATGTGCTGTGGGACAGCCAGGCGGCTGCAGAGCGCCGCGTCTACGGAAACGTGCTGCATCGGGTGGACTTGATGCGCTGCCTGTTCTCGGATGAGGGAGATGCGCTGGCTCCGGGCCTTGCCCTGGAGGCAGTGATCTCGGCGGACCACAAGCGGCTGAGGATCTTCCGGGTGGAGCACGCCGGGGAGGCAAGCCTGCTAGGTTCATCGACAACGGTGCCGCGATGAGAGACACTGGGAGAACGACTGTGGGAGGAGAGCAACTGGGGCCGGTGTCGGTGGTGATACCTGCCTTCAACGAGGAGAAGAGCGTCGCGGCTGTGGTGCAAGAGGTGCGCGCCGTGTTGCAGAACCACGGGGTGGAGCACGAGATTATCGTCGTCGACGATGGCTCTTCCGACAACACCGCACAGGCAGCCTTGGCCAGTGGCGCGCACGTGATCCAACACCGGCGGAATCGCGGGTACGGGGCCTCGCTCAAGACAGGCATCCGCGCAGCTCGCCACGAGGTCATTGTGATCACCGATGCCGACGGCACTTACCCCTCAAGAGCAATCCCCGAGTTGCTGACTCGCCTGCAAAGTGCCGACATGGTGGTCGGGGCGCGGGTGAGCGACAACGTGCACATCCCGCTCTTGCGCAGACCAGGAAAGTGGCTGCTCGGGCGTTTGGCAGAGCATATCACCGGCGAGAAAATTCCCGACCTGAACTCCGGACTGCGCGCCTTTCGCAGTCAATGCGTGAACCAGTATTTCCCGATCTTGCCAGACCGCTTCTCTTTTACCACGACCATCACCGTGGCCTTGCTCAGCGATGGCTACCGGGTGGACTATCTGCCCATCGACTATCTCAAGCGACAAGGAAAGTCCAAGATCGTGCCGTGGAATTTCTTCGAATTCGTGGCCCTGGTGCTCCGCCTGTCCATGTCGTTTAATCCGCTGCGGGTCTTCGTGCCGGTCTCCATGTTTTGTTTCCTTTTGGGTGTGATCAAACTGCTCGCGGACGTGGTGTTTGCCGTGATGCGCACTGGCAGTTTCGGTTTCCACCTGCTCACCGAGCCGGTGGTCTCCACGACGGCAGTGGTCTTTCTTCTCTTTGGGCTGCAGATATTGCTCATCGGCATGATGTCAGATGGCTTGGCGCGCAAGATCGCCCAGCGCATCCCTGCGGACTATCAATCTCGGGCAGTAGAAGACCTTGCCCAGGGAAGCCGGAAGGGGGCGTAGTAATGGTCTTGCTTGGCACGCTCCTGCGACGAGAGGGTGTATGTGCGGCTTTGTGGGTGTGGTGAAATACGATAACCAGGCCGCGCCCCTAGGCGAGGAGGTGCTCCAGCCAATGGTGGCACTCCTCCGGCACCGCGGCCCTGATGATCACGGCAGCTACTGGGACGGCACGTGCGGCCTGGCCCATCAACGCCTCAGCATTATCGACTTGAGCGTTGCCGGCCGCCAGCCGATGGGCAACGAAGATGGCAGCGTGTGGATTGCCTACAACGGCGAGATCTACAACTTCCGTGACCTGCGTCGTCAGTACGCTCTTGACCAGAGGCACCGCTTTATCTCCCGCACTGACACCGAGGTCGTGGTGCATCTTTATGAGGAGCTTGGGCAAGAGTGCTTCAAGCAGCTGAACGGCATGTTCGCCATCGCCTTGTGGGATCGGCGGGCACGAAAGCTCTTTCTGGCCCGCGACCCGTATGGGATCAAGCCTCTCTTCTACATGCAATGGCGCGGTGCCCTTTGGTTCGCCTCGGAGATCAAGGCGCTGCTCATGGCGCCGGGCTTCGAGCCGGAACCCAGCCTGGAGGGTCTGTTCCACTTCCTCTCCTTTGACTTTGTCCCGGACAGCCTAACTGCCTTTGCAGGAATTCACGAGCTGCGGCCCGGACATGTGCTTGCCATTGGCCAGGACGGACAGGTGCGGACGGAGCGCTTTTTCGATATCTCCTATGCGGTAAGGCCTGAGATGAAGGAAGAGGAGGCGGTGCAGGAGTCGCTGCGCCTGCTCACTGCGGCGGTGGAGCGCCAGCTCATCGCCGATGTACCAGTGGGTGTGATGCTCTCCGGTGGCATGGACTCCAGTGCCCTTACCGCCCTCATGGCCAAAGTGCGAAGGGATAGCGACTTTCACACTTTCTCCCTGGCATTCGAGGACGAAAGCTTTGACGAGTCGCCCTATGCGCGCACGGTGGTGCAACACCTGCGCACCCACCACCACGAGATTCTCGTGACGCCGGCGCGGGTGCGTGAGCTGCTCCCCCGTTACCTGTGCTACATTGATGAGCCGTACGCC contains:
- a CDS encoding glycosyltransferase family 2 protein, encoding MGGEQLGPVSVVIPAFNEEKSVAAVVQEVRAVLQNHGVEHEIIVVDDGSSDNTAQAALASGAHVIQHRRNRGYGASLKTGIRAARHEVIVITDADGTYPSRAIPELLTRLQSADMVVGARVSDNVHIPLLRRPGKWLLGRLAEHITGEKIPDLNSGLRAFRSQCVNQYFPILPDRFSFTTTITVALLSDGYRVDYLPIDYLKRQGKSKIVPWNFFEFVALVLRLSMSFNPLRVFVPVSMFCFLLGVIKLLADVVFAVMRTGSFGFHLLTEPVVSTTAVVFLLFGLQILLIGMMSDGLARKIAQRIPADYQSRAVEDLAQGSRKGA
- the asnB gene encoding asparagine synthase (glutamine-hydrolyzing), with translation MCGFVGVVKYDNQAAPLGEEVLQPMVALLRHRGPDDHGSYWDGTCGLAHQRLSIIDLSVAGRQPMGNEDGSVWIAYNGEIYNFRDLRRQYALDQRHRFISRTDTEVVVHLYEELGQECFKQLNGMFAIALWDRRARKLFLARDPYGIKPLFYMQWRGALWFASEIKALLMAPGFEPEPSLEGLFHFLSFDFVPDSLTAFAGIHELRPGHVLAIGQDGQVRTERFFDISYAVRPEMKEEEAVQESLRLLTAAVERQLIADVPVGVMLSGGMDSSALTALMAKVRRDSDFHTFSLAFEDESFDESPYARTVVQHLRTHHHEILVTPARVRELLPRYLCYIDEPYADGSAIPTYLLAECAKEYVTVLLSGEGGDEFFSGYDTHLAYKMRRWYRMLPAAVRRGVIAPLVNRLPVSDKKLSFDFKAKRFVWGAEMDTPTSHFAWRAVLAEEVKRQVLRDPERFAFAPSVSYFQRAFAHCGAKDELNRLLYIDYSFHLPDDLMIKNDRMTMAHSLEARVPYTDNELVRFLATVPVALKLKGMRKKHLLRRALRGVLPPVILNKKKVGLEMPYSRWLREDFRDLSERYFAPAYLESTGLFNPEGVCRLWQEHLAKRVDHGRFLWGLLNYLLWHEAYITRRDFRSYLREPRPARPPVA